From a single Camelus bactrianus isolate YW-2024 breed Bactrian camel chromosome 11, ASM4877302v1, whole genome shotgun sequence genomic region:
- the ADO gene encoding 2-aminoethanethiol dioxygenase has product MPPDNMASLIQRIARQACLTFRGSGGGRSSSDRCAAPGPEAPMPPGFPENLSKLKSLLTQVRAEDLNIAPRKATLQPLPPNLPPVTYMHIYETDGFSLGVFLLKSGTSIPLHDHPGMHGMLKVLYGTVRISCMDKLEAGSGPRPRAPPPEQQFEPPLQARERDAVRPGVLRSRAEYTEASGPCVLTPHRDNLHQIDAVDGPAAFLDILAPPYDPEDGRDCHYYRVLEPVRAKDASGSACELPRDVWLLETPQADDFWCEGEPYPGPKVFP; this is encoded by the coding sequence ATGCCCCCAGACAACATGGCCTCCCTGATCCAACGGATCGCCCGCCAGGCGTGCCTCACCTTCCGGGGCAGCGGGGGCGGCCGCAGCTCTTCTGACCGCTGCGCTGCGCCAGGCCCTGAGGCGCCGATGCCGCCAGGCTTCCCGGAGAACCTAAGCAAGCTGAAGAGCCTGCTGACCCAGGTCCGCGCGGAAGACCTGAACATCGCCCCCCGGAAGGCCACGCTGCAGCCTCTGCCACCCAACCTGCCGCCTGTCACCTATATGCACATCTACGAGACTGACGGCTTCAGCCTCGGCGTGTTCCTGCTCAAGAGCGGCACGTCCATCCCGCTGCACGACCACCCGGGCATGCACGGCATGCTCAAGGTGCTCTACGGCACCGTGCGCATCAGCTGCATGGACAAGCTGGAGGCGGGCAGTGGGCCGCGGCCGCGGGCCCCGCCGCCAGAGCAGCAATTCGAGCCGCCGCTGCAGGCCCGGGAGCGGGACGCGGTACGGCCGGGCGTGCTGCGCTCGCGGGCGGAGTACACTGAGGCCAGCGGCCCCTGCGTCCTTACGCCGCACCGGGACAACCTGCACCAAATCGACGCCGTGGACGGGCCCGCCGCCTTCCTGGACATCCTCGCCCCGCCCTACGACCCTGAAGATGGTCGGGACTGCCACTATTACCGGGTGCTGGAGCCTGTCAGGGCCAAGGACGCCTCCGGTTCGGCCTGTGAGCTGCCCCGAGACGTGTGGCTCTTGGAGACCCCGCAGGCCGATGATTTCTGGTGCGAGGGGGAGCCCTATCCAGGTCCCAAGGTCTTCCCTTGA